From the genome of Caloenas nicobarica isolate bCalNic1 chromosome 16, bCalNic1.hap1, whole genome shotgun sequence, one region includes:
- the CLDN5 gene encoding claudin-5, with amino-acid sequence MTSSAVEILGLGLGILGWVGVILACGLPMWQVSAFIDVNIVVAQTIWEGLWMNCVVQSTGQMQCKVYDSILALPAEVQAGRALTVVVALLGLVALMVTVVGAQCTNCIQPGKMKSRIVIAGGAIYILCGVLVLIPLCWFANIVIRDFYDPTVPTSQKREMGAALYIGWAATALLLFGGCLICCCSCSQRDETSFPVKYSAPRRPTSNGEYDKKNYV; translated from the coding sequence ATGACTTCGTCGGCGGTGGAGATTTTGGGGCTGGGACTGGGCATCCTGGGCTGGGTGGGGGTGATCCTGGCCTGCGGGCTGCCCATGTGGCAGGTGTCGGCCTTCATCGACGTGAACATCGTGGTGGCGCAGACCATCTGGGAAGGGCTGTGGATGAACTGCGTGGTGCAGAGCACGGGGCAGATGCAGTGCAAGGTGTACGACTCCATCCTGGCGCTGCCGGCCGAGGTGCAGGCGGGGCGGGCGCTCACGGTCGTCGTGgcgctgctggggctggtggcgCTGATGGTGACCGTGGTGGGCGCGCAGTGCACCAACTGCATCCAGCCCGGCAAGATGAAGTCCCGCATCGTGATCGCCGGCGGAGCCATCTACATCCTCTGCGGGGTCCTGGTCCTCATCCCGCTCTGCTGGTTCGCCAACATCGTCATCAGGGACTTCTACGACCCCACGGTGCCGACGTCCCAGAAGCGGGAGATGGGGGCCGCGCTCTACATCGGCTGGGCGGCTACGGCCCTCCTGCTCTTCGGGGGCTGCCtgatctgctgctgctcctgctcccagcgCGACGAGACCTCCTTCCCCGTCAAGTACTCGGCGCCGCGGCGGCCCACGTCCAACGGCGAGTACGACAAGAAGAACTACGTCtga